The following proteins are co-located in the Triticum aestivum cultivar Chinese Spring chromosome 1A, IWGSC CS RefSeq v2.1, whole genome shotgun sequence genome:
- the LOC123061569 gene encoding pentatricopeptide repeat-containing protein At5g08510 produces the protein MMHPLALSSSSLLRLIKSLSPAAPGALLSAAAIHCLLLKPGLLHAGAHLPTALLTAYAALGRPAHARALFDEMPDQGLVARTAMARAHAATGQPAQALRVFRGMLADGLAPDNVALAVALAACHSRTLAAGRMVHAFVVVSGIEPDMFVSTQLVRVYGEREELAVSRRVFDDMPAKSAVAWNTMVHQYVRNRHVEAAYQLFLAMPRRDVVSWNTVIAGYCLVGRCREALGLFRQMVSPSSCPVHPNGPTMSTVLGACGAAGCLETGIWVHAYIDKNRMNHNGTLDRCLIDMYAKCGSIDTALQVFEKAPGKRDLYSWTTVICGLAMHGRAADALRMFHMMQDGGMRPDDVTLVGVLNACAHGGLVDQGLDYFYSMQEKYGITPKIEHYGCMVDLLGRVRRLAEAYRMIKTMPMKPNMVIWGAFLSACKVHGSLELGEIAAAEVTRLDPDDPWARVMMSSMYAKAQNWSGLARERREMNSLRMKKTPGCSSVELDGEVHEFVAGGSQHPLHAEICTVLECVEAQSHTG, from the coding sequence ATGATGCACCCGCTTGCCCTGTCCTCCAGCTCGCTCCTCCGCCTCATCAAGTCGCTCTCgccggcggcgccgggggcgcTCCTGTCGGCCGCCGCCATCCACTGCCTCCTCCTCAAGCCGGGGCTCCTCCACGCCGGGGCGCACCTCCCCACGGCCCTGCTCACGGCTTACGCCGCGCTCGGCCGCCCGGCCCACGCGCGGGctctgttcgatgaaatgcccgaccAGGGCCTCGTCGCGCGCACCGCCATGGCGCGGGCGCACGCGGCGACCGGGCAGCCGGCCCAGGCCCTCCGGGTGTTCCGGGGCATGCTCGCGGACGGCCTCGCCCCGGACAACGTTGCCCTGGCCGTCGCGCTGGCCGCGTGCCACTCTCGCACGCTGGCCGCGGGAAGGATGGTCCATGCTTTCGTCGTCGTCAGCGGCATCGAGCCGGACATGTTCGTCTCTACCCAGCTTGTGAGAGTCTACGGGGAGCGCGAGGAGCTCGCGGTCTCCAGGAGGGTGTTCGACGACATGCCGGCGAAGAGTGCCGTCGCCTGGAACACCATGGTGCATCAGTATGTCAGGAATAGACATGTGGAGGCTGCGTACCAGCTCTTTCTTGCCATGCCGAGGAGGGATGTGGTGTCGTGGAACACGGTGATAGCAGGGTATTGCCTGGTCGGCCGGTGCAGGGAGGCGCTAGGCTTGTTCCGCCAGATGGTGTCTCCGTCCTCATGCCCGGTGCACCCGAATGGGCCTACAATGTCCACTGTCCTTGGTGCATGTGGAGCTGCAGGGTGTTTGGAGACTGGGATTTGGGTCCATGCGTATATTGACAAGAATCGGATGAATCACAATGGCACACTGGATAGATGCTTGATAGACATGTACGCCAAATGTGGAAGCATTGACACGGCCTTGCAGGTGTTTGAGAAGGCACCTGGGAAGAGGGACCTCTACTCATGGACAACAGTGATTTGTGGACTAGCGATGCATGGTCGTGCCGCTGATGCCTTGCGGATGTTTCACATGATGCAAGATGGTGGTATGCGCCCTGATGATGTTACTCTCGTCGGGGTCCTGAATGCGTGTGCACATGGAGGACTAGTGGACCAAGGCCTTGACTACTTCTACTCCATGCAGGAGAAATATGGAATCACACCCAAGATTGAACACTATGGCTGCATGGTCGATCTTCTCGGCCGCGTCAGGCGATTGGCAGAGGCATATAGGATGATAAAGACAATGCCAATGAAACCTAACATGGTGATATGGGGAGCCTTCCTGAGCGCATGCAAAGTCCATGGCAGCTTGGAGCTTGGCGAGATTGCGGCGGCGGAAGTTACCAGGTTGGATCCGGATGACCCTTGGGCAAGGGTGATGATGTCCAGCATGTACGCAAAAGCCCAGAACTGGAGCGGCCTCGCCAGGGAGAGGAGGGAAATGAACAGCCTGCGGATGAAGAAAACTCCAGGGTGCAGCTCGGTCGAGCTTGACGGTGAGGTGCATGAGTTTGTGGCCGGTGGCAGCCAGCATCCTCTGCATGCTGAGATTTGTACTGTGCTGGAGTGTGTTGAGGCGCAGTCACATACAGGTTGA